The Oreochromis niloticus isolate F11D_XX linkage group LG2, O_niloticus_UMD_NMBU, whole genome shotgun sequence genome includes a region encoding these proteins:
- the hmgxb3 gene encoding HMG domain-containing protein 3 isoform X1 has translation MDKVELFEVVKVTEEVESAYSQMEVTSFKKRKSKPQDDSVEKPKKPRSAYLLYYFDVHQIMQLGVSNMPQSEINKRISESWKRLSVAEKSYYLEKAKLEKEGIDTSSLSPSKDLPGFRKILPRTSYFVLSKGCSSSLLPGSSQSELSIESTENPSESGLPSVSLIQETRLTPLGLAGEVELSEHPIVVDEITGETAVVSPALQGIPPASSSSSVSPKATASGDSGVSQGSGDFAANGVILKGNEARAGSSSYSAAMVQQTQGDTTQVVAIIPTQKLLEPKSLAAVSSVGPVVMVPVGASIEQSAKPSYKMSVKTYTRRGRGRCLNPGCSFIYVTRHKPPTCPECGSHLGGKWIPAAKKPHKKQQNKANKSCQTTQPTTQKVAAAVSKINTTAGNKEGQVLRCTRKQRVRSAGVPQEGSSTKQPAQTRQMKDNPKSASIQGQEKSSTTVQKRPVRPILPACYNTGRAVFQIITVPPDKEKFQYSHNNNSPTVPPESFSGLKPSTLKQLGQAVPTTTANQDFPGPADRSQPMSSLTDRRVNILSVVPFKQQTVSSFDLGLSTARGRGRCKNPSCDYIYKNRHKPAVCPKCGCKLTQKNAKATKSETLLYPYNPLSPAQKDIQRQNTVQLLRTSLQIPESETELQETLTLIQELNTFQIVFVQMADQEQENSTEAETMLQSRWPQYYESAATHCGLCNYPLFKGDQSTVAGQENCWLLTETLMQTVSLQLKVCLNVQCLALHSFTDLHPGLFNIGNRLLVSIDLFLKIRASIKLGQSPSQAAKTILDHVPSHPVHSLNPDESSQIQDLLLSGFWAFECLTVRDYNDMICGICGVAPKIEIAQRHTNNVLELKNVEFTWPEFSVSDEVHVDDFWLTMESEAIEQAAFPTDIPITRVDASIIAPFIPPLMRSPTVINTEKDKVLPHPEQSSGDPSVLVRLIHDSQLRLDKIEDHTEDELRKVLDCCGANIAPGTTKNELLASLFSLYAVVHNGLSTAPQPPAHLTAGKLSKVCPHKVMCASKYLVKGETARDHVDLLLSSRYWPPVYVCDCARQVALCTDLQYPQLAKQMWGRNQGCFSDPFEKPVLVSCAELQDQLYSADLSSGAENHQVHPITKSSSCWLVHPPRETQKPAAPEHHSMVICKDLEPYVSLIAEIEMEKGEEDDKSAPDKEQSDTLKSDSTESSSTVPSVSRALKQPIVFNNTAYYYLYNRLVDFLTSRDIVSQQISEVVKACQPGEVVIRDSLYRLGVAQIKTDGEGDEGSGVEGQAQEEGMETFEVVLDE, from the exons ATGGACAAAGTGGAGCTTTTTGAGGTTGTTAAAGTGACAGAAGAGGTGGAGAGTGCCTACAGCCAAATGGAGGTGACATCCtttaaaaagaggaagagcAAACCTCAAGATGACAGTGTGGAGAAACCTAAGAAGCCTAG GTCTGCCTATCTGCTATACTACTTTGATGTTCACCAGATTATGCAACTCGGAGTCTCTAATATGCCACAGTCTGAGATCAACAAGCGTATCAGTGAGAGCTGGAAACGACTCAGCGTAGCTGAGAAAAGCTACTACCTGGAAAAAGCCAAGTTGGAGAAGGAGGGCATAGATACA TCATCTCTTAGTCCCTCTAAAGATCTGCCAGGCTTCCGCAAAATCCTACCCAGAACCAGTTACTTTGTATTGTCCAAAGGCTGCTCCTCAAGTCTCCTGCCGGGAAGCTCTCAATCAGAGCTCAGCATTGAGTCTACGGAGAATCCATCTGAAAGTGGCTTGCCCTCAGTCTCCCTTATTCAGGAAACCCGGTTGACACCTCTAGGGTTGGCTGGTGAGGTTGAACTCTCTGAACACCCCATTGTTGTTGATGAAATAACAGGGGAAACAGCGGTAGTGTCTCCTGCCCTCCAAGGAATTCCACccgcctcttcctcctcctctgtctcacCCAAAGCAACAGCTTCTGGAGACTCCGGTGTCTCACAGGGCTCTGGTGACTTTGCAGCAAATGGGGTCATACTGAAAGGAAATGAGGCAAGAGCTGGCAGTAGTAGTTACAGTGCAGCGATGGTGCAGCAGACACAGGGGGACACCACACAGGTGGTGGCCATCATACCCACCCAG AAGCTGCTGGAGCCCAAGTCTTTGGCAGCTGTGAGCTCTGTGGGCCCGGTGGTGATGGTCCCTGTTGGAGCCAGCATAGAGCAAAGTGCAAAACCTTCATATAAAATG TCTGTGAAGACATATACTCGGAGAGGTCGAGGGAGGTGTCTGAATCCTGGCTGTTCATTTATCTACGTTACCCGCCACAAGCCACCAACATGCCCCGAGTGCGGGAGCCACTTGGGTGGTAAATGGATACCTGCT GCAAAAAAGCCACACAagaagcaacaaaacaaagctAATAAAAGCTGTCAGACCACACAACCAACAACTCAGAAGGTGGCCGCTGCTGTCAGCAAAATAAATACTACTGCAGGCAACAAAGAAGGCCAAGTTCTGAGGTGCACCAGAAAGCAGCGTGTTCGTTCAGCTGgagtgccacaagagggcagcagCACCAAACAACCGGCTCAAACAAG ACAAATGAAAGACAATCCTAAAAGTGCCTCAATCCAAGGCCAGGAAAAGAGCAGTACCACTGTGCAGAAGAGGCCTGTGAGGCCCATCCTCCCTGCCTGCTACAACACAG GTCGTGCTGTGTTTCAGATCATAACTGTTCCACCTGACAAAGAGAAATTTCAGTATTCACACAACAATAATTCACCGACTG tgCCACCAGAGAGTTTCTCAGGTCTCAAACCCAGCACTTTAAAGCAGCTCGGCCAGGCTGTCCCAACAACCACAGCTAACCAG GATTTTCCAGGCCCAGCGGACAGAAGCCAGCCCATGTCTTCTCTGACTGACAGGAGAGTGAATATCCTGTCAGTTGTGCCTTTCAAACAGCAAACAGTTTCCAGCTTT GATTTGGGACTGTCCACAGCACGAGGCAGGGGTCGGTGTAAGAACCCATCTTGCGACTATATTTATAAGAACAGGCACAAACCTGCAGTGTGCCCGAAATGTGGCTGCAAGCTGACCCAGAAGAATGCCAAGGCAACAAAG TCTGAGACTCTGCTGTATCCATACAATCCCCTTAGTCCTGCCCAAAAAGACATCCAGCGTCAAAATACGGTGCAGCTGCTGCGCACCTCTTTGCAGATTCCTGAGAGTGAGACTGAGCTTCAGGAAACATTAACCCTCATCCAGGAGCTCAACACTTTCCAGATTGTCTTTGTTCAAATGGCTGACCAGGAGCAGGAAAACAGCACTGAGGCAGAGACCATGCTTCAGTCTAGGTGGCCTCAGTACTACGAGTCAGCAGCTACTCACTGTGGCCTGTGTAACTACCCTCTCTTCAAAGGTGATCAGAG CACTGTTGCAGGACAGGAGAACTGCTGGCTGCTCACTGAAACTCTGATGCAGACAGTCTCTCTGCAGCTCAAGGTTTGTCTCAATGTTCAGTGTCTGGCCCTGCACAGCTTCACTGACCTTCATCCAG GTCTGTTCAACATTGGGAACAGACTGCTGGTGAGCATTGACCTCTTTCTGAAGATCAGGGCCAGCATCAAACTAGGCCAGTCGCCCTCTCAGGCAGCCAAGACTATATTAGACCACGTCCCCAGTCATCCTG TCCATTCTCTTAATCCAGATGAATCATCTCAAATTCAAGATCTTCTCCTGAGCGGCTTCTGGGCCTTTGAGTGTCTTACTGTACGAGATTACAACGATATGATCTGTGGCATTTGCGGCGTTGCTCCAAAGATAGAAattgcacagagacacacaaacaatgtCCTGGAGCTCAAGAATGTAGAA TTTACCTGGCCTGAGTTTTCAGTGTCAGATGAGGTACATGTGGATGACTTCTGGCTGACCATGGAGAGTGAGGCTATTGAGCAAGCAGCTTTCCCCACAGACATCCCTATCACACGGGTAGATGCTTCCATAATTGCTCCCTTCATTCCCCCTTTGATGAGGAGCCCCACTGTTATCAACACAGAGAAGGACAAGGTCCTGCCACACCCTGAGCAGTCCTCGG GAGATCCATCGGTTTTGGTACGCCTCATTCACgacagtcagctgagactcGACAAGATTGAAGATCACACTGAGGACGAGTTGAGAAAAGTGCTGGACTGCTGTGGGGCAAACATCGCCCCAGGTACCACCAAG AATGAGCTGCTGGCATCTCTGTTCTCCTTGTACGCAGTCGTTCATAACGGCCTCTCCACTGCCCCACAACCCCCTGCACACCTCACTGCTGGCAAGCTGTCCAAAGTCTGCCCCCACAAG GTCATGTGTGCTTCTAAGTACTTGGTGAAAGGAGAGACGGCTCGTGACCACGTTGATCTGCTGCTGTCATCTCGCTACTGGCCTCCAGTCTATGTTTGTGACTGTGCTCGTCAGGTGGCCCTTTGCACTGACCTGCAGTACCCACAGCTGGCAAAACAGATGTGGGGGAGAAATCAAGGCTGCTTCTCTGACCCTTTTGAAAAACCAGTG CTCGTGTCATGTGCGGAGCTCCAGGACCAGCTGTACAGTGCTGACCTGTCCTCAGGAGCAGAGAACCACCAGGTCCACCCCATCACCAAGTCTTCCTCCTGCTGGCTGGTTCATCCTCCACGGGAAACCCAGAAGCCTGCTGCTCCAGAACATCATTCTATGGTCATCTGCAAAGACCTCGAGCCTTATGTTAGCCTGATAGCTGAGATAGAGATGGAGAAGGGCGAGGAAGATGACAAGAGTGCTCCGGATAAAGAACAGTCAGATACATTGAAGAGTGACTCCACAGAAAGTTCTTCTACCGTTCCTTCTGTGAGCCGTGCACTGAAACAACCTATAGTTTTCAACAACACAGCTTATTATTACCTGTACAACCGTCTGGTGGATTTTCTCACTAGCAGGGACATCGTGAGCCAGCAGATCAGTGAAGTTGTGAAGGCCTGCCAACCTGGAGAGGTCGTGATCAGGGATTCTCTGTACCGACTGGGAGTGGCGCAGATAAAAACAGATGGAGAGGGAGATGAAGGAAGTGGGGTGGAGGGACAGGCACAGGAGGAAGGAATGGAGACGTTTGAGGTTGTTCTGGATGAATAA
- the LOC109194163 gene encoding probable UDP-sugar transporter protein SLC35A4, with amino-acid sequence MIVIDNVGSSPPARIKRQLVKRIRWGFLLGLMVLIYGSHAPLITLTKVDGKVPFNPSSCVVMIELAKLLISLMTLVLTGGTSNWCAFPRPAFVAPYAVPAILYALNNNLVVLMQAYMDPSSFQVLSNLKIASTALLYSLCLGKRFRPAQWLGLGLLMFAGVFHSYSSLDLEEPDKGEAEEVERLHITAWGLFLVLVYCCVSGLAAVYTEGILKSQQLPLSLQNLYLYIFGVVINGLSSFSSAASDKGFLEGYSWVVWVIIAGQAANGLLMSVVLKHGSGITRLFVISCSMLVNALLSWSSLGLQLTPLFPVPVAMIGLAAYLYYR; translated from the coding sequence ATGATTGTGATTGATAATGTGGGGTCCAGTCCCCCAGCAAGGATTAAGAGGCAGTTGGTGAAAAGAATTAGGTGGGGGTTTCTCCTGGGGCTTATGGTTCTCATCTATGGTTCTCATGCACCACTCATCACTCTCACTAAGGTAGACGGTAAAGTCCCTTTTAACCCTTCCTCATGTGTTGTAATGATCGAGTTAGCTAAACTGCTCATCTCTCTGATGACTCTTGTTCTAACTGGTGGTACATCAAACTGGTGTGCTTTTCCACGCCCTGCCTTCGTGGCCCCCTACGCAGTCCCTGCTATACTTTACGCCCTCAACAACAACCTGGTTGTTCTGATGCAGGCCTACATGGACCCAAGTTCATTCCAGGTACTCTCAAATCTTAAAATTGCCTCTACTGCCCTGCTTTACTCCCTCTGTTTGGGCAAGAGGTTCCGGCCTGCTCAGTGGTTAGGCCTGGGGCTCCTCATGTTTGCAGGCGTGTTCCACAGTTACAGTAGCCTGGATTTGGAGGAACCTGACAAGGGTGAAGCTGAGGAAGTTGAAAGGCTTCATATCACAGCCTGGGGGCTTTTCCTTGTGCTGGTGTACTGCTGTGTTTCAGGGCTGGCAGCAGTTTACACAGAGGGGATACTGAAGAGCCAGCAGCTTCCCCTAAGCCTACAGAACCTCTACCTCTATATATTTGGTGTGGTAATCAATGGACTGTCATCTTTCTCCTCTGCAGCAAGTGACAAAGGCTTTCTGGAAGGCTACTCGTGGGTGGTTTGGGTCATCATAGCAGGACAAGCAGCAAATGGACTCCTGATGTCTGTGGTTCTCAAGCATGGCAGTGGGATCACCAGACTGTTTGTCATTTCCTGTTCCATGCTGGTTAATGCTCTGTTGTCTTGGTCCAGCTTAGGTTTGCAGCTGACTCCTTTATTCCCAGTACCCGTTGCTATGATTGGACTGGCAGCTTATCTTTACTACAGATAG
- the hmgxb3 gene encoding HMG domain-containing protein 3 isoform X2 — translation MDKVELFEVVKVTEEVESAYSQMEVTSFKKRKSKPQDDSVEKPKKPRSAYLLYYFDVHQIMQLGVSNMPQSEINKRISESWKRLSVAEKSYYLEKAKLEKEGIDTSSLSPSKDLPGFRKILPRTSYFVLSKGCSSSLLPGSSQSELSIESTENPSESGLPSVSLIQETRLTPLGLAGEVELSEHPIVVDEITGETAVVSPALQGIPPASSSSSVSPKATASGDSGVSQGSGDFAANGVILKGNEARAGSSSYSAAMVQQTQGDTTQVVAIIPTQLLEPKSLAAVSSVGPVVMVPVGASIEQSAKPSYKMSVKTYTRRGRGRCLNPGCSFIYVTRHKPPTCPECGSHLGGKWIPAAKKPHKKQQNKANKSCQTTQPTTQKVAAAVSKINTTAGNKEGQVLRCTRKQRVRSAGVPQEGSSTKQPAQTRQMKDNPKSASIQGQEKSSTTVQKRPVRPILPACYNTGRAVFQIITVPPDKEKFQYSHNNNSPTVPPESFSGLKPSTLKQLGQAVPTTTANQDFPGPADRSQPMSSLTDRRVNILSVVPFKQQTVSSFDLGLSTARGRGRCKNPSCDYIYKNRHKPAVCPKCGCKLTQKNAKATKSETLLYPYNPLSPAQKDIQRQNTVQLLRTSLQIPESETELQETLTLIQELNTFQIVFVQMADQEQENSTEAETMLQSRWPQYYESAATHCGLCNYPLFKGDQSTVAGQENCWLLTETLMQTVSLQLKVCLNVQCLALHSFTDLHPGLFNIGNRLLVSIDLFLKIRASIKLGQSPSQAAKTILDHVPSHPVHSLNPDESSQIQDLLLSGFWAFECLTVRDYNDMICGICGVAPKIEIAQRHTNNVLELKNVEFTWPEFSVSDEVHVDDFWLTMESEAIEQAAFPTDIPITRVDASIIAPFIPPLMRSPTVINTEKDKVLPHPEQSSGDPSVLVRLIHDSQLRLDKIEDHTEDELRKVLDCCGANIAPGTTKNELLASLFSLYAVVHNGLSTAPQPPAHLTAGKLSKVCPHKVMCASKYLVKGETARDHVDLLLSSRYWPPVYVCDCARQVALCTDLQYPQLAKQMWGRNQGCFSDPFEKPVLVSCAELQDQLYSADLSSGAENHQVHPITKSSSCWLVHPPRETQKPAAPEHHSMVICKDLEPYVSLIAEIEMEKGEEDDKSAPDKEQSDTLKSDSTESSSTVPSVSRALKQPIVFNNTAYYYLYNRLVDFLTSRDIVSQQISEVVKACQPGEVVIRDSLYRLGVAQIKTDGEGDEGSGVEGQAQEEGMETFEVVLDE, via the exons ATGGACAAAGTGGAGCTTTTTGAGGTTGTTAAAGTGACAGAAGAGGTGGAGAGTGCCTACAGCCAAATGGAGGTGACATCCtttaaaaagaggaagagcAAACCTCAAGATGACAGTGTGGAGAAACCTAAGAAGCCTAG GTCTGCCTATCTGCTATACTACTTTGATGTTCACCAGATTATGCAACTCGGAGTCTCTAATATGCCACAGTCTGAGATCAACAAGCGTATCAGTGAGAGCTGGAAACGACTCAGCGTAGCTGAGAAAAGCTACTACCTGGAAAAAGCCAAGTTGGAGAAGGAGGGCATAGATACA TCATCTCTTAGTCCCTCTAAAGATCTGCCAGGCTTCCGCAAAATCCTACCCAGAACCAGTTACTTTGTATTGTCCAAAGGCTGCTCCTCAAGTCTCCTGCCGGGAAGCTCTCAATCAGAGCTCAGCATTGAGTCTACGGAGAATCCATCTGAAAGTGGCTTGCCCTCAGTCTCCCTTATTCAGGAAACCCGGTTGACACCTCTAGGGTTGGCTGGTGAGGTTGAACTCTCTGAACACCCCATTGTTGTTGATGAAATAACAGGGGAAACAGCGGTAGTGTCTCCTGCCCTCCAAGGAATTCCACccgcctcttcctcctcctctgtctcacCCAAAGCAACAGCTTCTGGAGACTCCGGTGTCTCACAGGGCTCTGGTGACTTTGCAGCAAATGGGGTCATACTGAAAGGAAATGAGGCAAGAGCTGGCAGTAGTAGTTACAGTGCAGCGATGGTGCAGCAGACACAGGGGGACACCACACAGGTGGTGGCCATCATACCCACCCAG CTGCTGGAGCCCAAGTCTTTGGCAGCTGTGAGCTCTGTGGGCCCGGTGGTGATGGTCCCTGTTGGAGCCAGCATAGAGCAAAGTGCAAAACCTTCATATAAAATG TCTGTGAAGACATATACTCGGAGAGGTCGAGGGAGGTGTCTGAATCCTGGCTGTTCATTTATCTACGTTACCCGCCACAAGCCACCAACATGCCCCGAGTGCGGGAGCCACTTGGGTGGTAAATGGATACCTGCT GCAAAAAAGCCACACAagaagcaacaaaacaaagctAATAAAAGCTGTCAGACCACACAACCAACAACTCAGAAGGTGGCCGCTGCTGTCAGCAAAATAAATACTACTGCAGGCAACAAAGAAGGCCAAGTTCTGAGGTGCACCAGAAAGCAGCGTGTTCGTTCAGCTGgagtgccacaagagggcagcagCACCAAACAACCGGCTCAAACAAG ACAAATGAAAGACAATCCTAAAAGTGCCTCAATCCAAGGCCAGGAAAAGAGCAGTACCACTGTGCAGAAGAGGCCTGTGAGGCCCATCCTCCCTGCCTGCTACAACACAG GTCGTGCTGTGTTTCAGATCATAACTGTTCCACCTGACAAAGAGAAATTTCAGTATTCACACAACAATAATTCACCGACTG tgCCACCAGAGAGTTTCTCAGGTCTCAAACCCAGCACTTTAAAGCAGCTCGGCCAGGCTGTCCCAACAACCACAGCTAACCAG GATTTTCCAGGCCCAGCGGACAGAAGCCAGCCCATGTCTTCTCTGACTGACAGGAGAGTGAATATCCTGTCAGTTGTGCCTTTCAAACAGCAAACAGTTTCCAGCTTT GATTTGGGACTGTCCACAGCACGAGGCAGGGGTCGGTGTAAGAACCCATCTTGCGACTATATTTATAAGAACAGGCACAAACCTGCAGTGTGCCCGAAATGTGGCTGCAAGCTGACCCAGAAGAATGCCAAGGCAACAAAG TCTGAGACTCTGCTGTATCCATACAATCCCCTTAGTCCTGCCCAAAAAGACATCCAGCGTCAAAATACGGTGCAGCTGCTGCGCACCTCTTTGCAGATTCCTGAGAGTGAGACTGAGCTTCAGGAAACATTAACCCTCATCCAGGAGCTCAACACTTTCCAGATTGTCTTTGTTCAAATGGCTGACCAGGAGCAGGAAAACAGCACTGAGGCAGAGACCATGCTTCAGTCTAGGTGGCCTCAGTACTACGAGTCAGCAGCTACTCACTGTGGCCTGTGTAACTACCCTCTCTTCAAAGGTGATCAGAG CACTGTTGCAGGACAGGAGAACTGCTGGCTGCTCACTGAAACTCTGATGCAGACAGTCTCTCTGCAGCTCAAGGTTTGTCTCAATGTTCAGTGTCTGGCCCTGCACAGCTTCACTGACCTTCATCCAG GTCTGTTCAACATTGGGAACAGACTGCTGGTGAGCATTGACCTCTTTCTGAAGATCAGGGCCAGCATCAAACTAGGCCAGTCGCCCTCTCAGGCAGCCAAGACTATATTAGACCACGTCCCCAGTCATCCTG TCCATTCTCTTAATCCAGATGAATCATCTCAAATTCAAGATCTTCTCCTGAGCGGCTTCTGGGCCTTTGAGTGTCTTACTGTACGAGATTACAACGATATGATCTGTGGCATTTGCGGCGTTGCTCCAAAGATAGAAattgcacagagacacacaaacaatgtCCTGGAGCTCAAGAATGTAGAA TTTACCTGGCCTGAGTTTTCAGTGTCAGATGAGGTACATGTGGATGACTTCTGGCTGACCATGGAGAGTGAGGCTATTGAGCAAGCAGCTTTCCCCACAGACATCCCTATCACACGGGTAGATGCTTCCATAATTGCTCCCTTCATTCCCCCTTTGATGAGGAGCCCCACTGTTATCAACACAGAGAAGGACAAGGTCCTGCCACACCCTGAGCAGTCCTCGG GAGATCCATCGGTTTTGGTACGCCTCATTCACgacagtcagctgagactcGACAAGATTGAAGATCACACTGAGGACGAGTTGAGAAAAGTGCTGGACTGCTGTGGGGCAAACATCGCCCCAGGTACCACCAAG AATGAGCTGCTGGCATCTCTGTTCTCCTTGTACGCAGTCGTTCATAACGGCCTCTCCACTGCCCCACAACCCCCTGCACACCTCACTGCTGGCAAGCTGTCCAAAGTCTGCCCCCACAAG GTCATGTGTGCTTCTAAGTACTTGGTGAAAGGAGAGACGGCTCGTGACCACGTTGATCTGCTGCTGTCATCTCGCTACTGGCCTCCAGTCTATGTTTGTGACTGTGCTCGTCAGGTGGCCCTTTGCACTGACCTGCAGTACCCACAGCTGGCAAAACAGATGTGGGGGAGAAATCAAGGCTGCTTCTCTGACCCTTTTGAAAAACCAGTG CTCGTGTCATGTGCGGAGCTCCAGGACCAGCTGTACAGTGCTGACCTGTCCTCAGGAGCAGAGAACCACCAGGTCCACCCCATCACCAAGTCTTCCTCCTGCTGGCTGGTTCATCCTCCACGGGAAACCCAGAAGCCTGCTGCTCCAGAACATCATTCTATGGTCATCTGCAAAGACCTCGAGCCTTATGTTAGCCTGATAGCTGAGATAGAGATGGAGAAGGGCGAGGAAGATGACAAGAGTGCTCCGGATAAAGAACAGTCAGATACATTGAAGAGTGACTCCACAGAAAGTTCTTCTACCGTTCCTTCTGTGAGCCGTGCACTGAAACAACCTATAGTTTTCAACAACACAGCTTATTATTACCTGTACAACCGTCTGGTGGATTTTCTCACTAGCAGGGACATCGTGAGCCAGCAGATCAGTGAAGTTGTGAAGGCCTGCCAACCTGGAGAGGTCGTGATCAGGGATTCTCTGTACCGACTGGGAGTGGCGCAGATAAAAACAGATGGAGAGGGAGATGAAGGAAGTGGGGTGGAGGGACAGGCACAGGAGGAAGGAATGGAGACGTTTGAGGTTGTTCTGGATGAATAA
- the slc35a4 gene encoding putative UDP-sugar transporter protein SLC35A4, whose product MADDKDPLKQLRDLTQLKNQLEEIQRRVEHEVSAGIPQGGSVLGSPFLKGFLAGYVVARLRSSAFLGVLLGTVTGMYAAQNYQVPNIERTFKEYMNNLKKGPK is encoded by the exons ATGGCGGATGACAAG GATCCTCTGAAACAGTTAAGAGATCTAACACAGCTCAAAAATCAGCTGGAGGAGATCCAGAGACGAGTGGAGCACGAAGTATCCGCAGGAATTCCCCAG GGTGGTTCAGTGTTGGGATCGCCATTTTTGAAAGGCTTTTTGGCCGGTTATGTGGTGGCCAGACTACGTTCATCTGCCTTCTTGGGAGTACTGCTGGGAACAGTCACTGGCATGTATGCAGCGCAGAACTATCAAGTGCCCAACATTGAAAGGACCTTTAAGGAGTACATGAACAACTTGAAGAAAGGACCAAAGTAA